The following are encoded in a window of Pieris napi chromosome 23, ilPieNapi1.2, whole genome shotgun sequence genomic DNA:
- the LOC125061597 gene encoding myoneurin-like isoform X6 — MALCESQLGSMMQLQDSREGTSSPDKKPKVESNGDIYGLDKVPQLPLSVDYRSPVSHFVPPAVELYAARHKPEINIVAPATPVKRKRGRPRIDKTSPEYLANLAARKQAREMAAVMSVNSNSNSNSQGDSAEKRKRGRPRVDKTSPEYLARKRARELEALERKAKKEFRRRNTADSAASSSAGESTPRVKRKYTKRTPTKKDGNSSTDRVKGKRGRPRKTDQMNRNPQEGKIRVRNNLMPLNTEPIPVDSDDEPDLGSPSQASDSLSLDENLRALRHIHEKYANIDKMKLLQDDLYEAHLLAANFKKPPMDQVQRLTREDDDVLSVRSSEGGASVKELETRVEKLEDSSNSDSGSSSSGSGSSSSGSSSSSSSDSSSSSSSESEGEEEKGEEKEPTELDSIQNTNDDRSFGAWSHGRSVQSGTNSDSGSDSDPERGGIPGPIPAQDEISESENESADKSFQCHICKKWYSTRVTLKIHRRGHQSRGGGGRSRARSSDKYECDCCSATFARKEKLWEHRAEAHRGAMTVRCEVCRKCFEDEAELARHDASHTADERAGRCSLCGAQFPRYEQLRRHANTAHPAPARLPHACAQCGKRFSHAHSLTRHTHNHSKQLYRCVVCKASFERADQLAQHLNSHLANYKRLKR, encoded by the exons ATGGCACTGTGTGAAAGTCAGTTAGGATCTATGATGCAGCTTCAGGATTCCCGTGAGGGAACCAGCTCTCCTGACAAGAAGCCAAAGGTAGAATCAAATGGAGATATCTATGGATTGGATAAAG tcCCTCAACTTCCACTGAGTGTGGACTATCGCTCCCCTGTGTCTCATTTTGTTCCACCGGCTGTAGAATTGTATGCAGCCAGACACAAACccgaaataaatattg TTGCGCCGGCGACGCCCGTCAAGCGTAAGCGCGGTCGGCCGAGGATCGATAAGACCAGCCCGGAGTACTTGGCCAATTTGGCCGCGAGAAAACAGGCCAGGGAGATGG CCGCAGTAATGTCCGTAAATAGCAACAGCAATAGCAATAGTCAGGGGGACTCGGCTGAGAAGAGAAAGAGAGGGAGACCGCGCGTCGACAAGACGAGTCCGGAATATCTCGCGAGGAAAAGGGCCAGGGAGCTGG AAGCATTGGAACGGAAAGCGAAAAAAGAATTCAGAAGGAGGAACACAGCAG ATTCGGCCGCTTCTTCGTCGGCGGGTGAATCCACGCCCCGAGTGAAAAGAAAATACACGAAACGAACGCCTACTAAGAAAGATGGG AATTCCTCAACGGATAGGGTGAAAGGGAAGAGAGGCAGACCCAGAAAGACGGATCAGATGAACAGGAATCCACAGGAAGGAA AAATACGTGTTCGGAACAACCTGATGCCACTAAACACGGAGCCCATTCCGGTCGACAGTGATGATGAACCAGATTTGG GATCTCCGAGTCAAGCGTCTGATTCGTTAAGTCTGGACGAGAATCTTCGGGCCTTGAGACACATACACGAGAAATACGCCAATATTGATAAG ATGAAGCTTTTGCAGGACGATTTGTACGAAGCTCACCTCCTGGCTGCGAACTTCAAGAAGCCTCCCATGGACCAAGTTCAGCGGCTGACGAGGGAAGACGACGACGTACTCTCCGTTCGGAGCTCGGAAG GTGGGGCGTCCGTCAAAGAATTGGAGACGAGAGTGGAAAAGTTGGAGGACAGTTCCAATTCAGATTCCGGGAGCAGCAGTTCCGGTTCTG GCAGTTCCAGTTCCGGCTCCAGTTCGTCGTCCAGCTCGGATAGTTCCAGTTCCAGCAGCTCGGAGAGCGAAGGAGAAGAGGAAAAGGGAGAAGAGAAGGAGCCCACCGAGCTCGACTCCATACAGAACACCAATGACGATAG ATCGTTCGGCGCCTGGTCCCACGGTCGGTCCGTCCAATCCGGGACCAACTCCGACTCCGGGTCCGATTCGGATCCCGAGAGGGGCGGCATCCCGGGGCCGATCCCCGCGCAAGACGAGATCAGCGAGAGCGAGAACGAGTCGGCCGATAAGAGTTTTCAGTGTCACATTTGCAAGAAGTGGTACTCCACGCGGGTGACGCTCAA GATCCACCGACGCGGCCACCAGTCGCGCGGGGGCGGAGGCCGGTCCCGCGCTCGGTCGTCGGACAAGTACGAGTGCGACTGCTGCAGCGCCACCTTCGCCAGGAAGGAGAAGCTGTGGGAGCACAG GGCCGAGGCGCACCGCGGCGCGATGACGGTGCGCTGCGAGGTGTGCCGCAAGTGCTTCGAGGACGAGGCCGAGCTGGCCCGGCACGACGCCTCGCACACGGCCGACGAGCGCGCCGGCCGCTGCTCGCTGTGCGGCGCGCAGTTCCCGCGCTACGAGCAGCTGCGGCGCCACGCGAACACCGCGCACCCGGCGCCGGCGCGGCTGCCGCACGCGTGCGCGCAGTGCGGCAAGCGCTTCTCGCACGCGCACTCGCTCACGCGCCACACGCACAACCACTCCAAGCAGCTGTACCGCTGCGTCGTCTGCAAG GCCTCGTTCGAGCGCGCGGACCAGCTGGCCCAGCATCTGAACAGTCACCTCGCCAACTACAAGCGCCTCAAGCGATAG
- the LOC125061597 gene encoding myoneurin-like isoform X1 — translation MALCESQLGSMMQLQDSREGTSSPDKKPKVESNGDIYGLDKVPQLPLSVDYRSPVSHFVPPAVELYAARHKPEINIVAPATPVKRKRGRPRIDKTSPEYLANLAARKQAREMAAVMSVNSNSNSNSQGDSAEKRKRGRPRVDKTSPEYLARKRARELEALERKAKKEFRRRNTAAKSKSSLASRVKKTNHSKMGGVRKVGERTPSKVVRKSDVVVRRNAKFIKRKDSAASSSAGESTPRVKRKYTKRTPTKKDGNSSTDRVKGKRGRPRKTDQMNRNPQEGKIRVRNNLMPLNTEPIPVDSDDEPDLGSPSQASDSLSLDENLRALRHIHEKYANIDKMKLLQDDLYEAHLLAANFKKPPMDQVQRLTREDDDVLSVRSSEGGASVKELETRVEKLEDSSNSDSGSSSSGSGSSSSGSSSSSSSDSSSSSSSESEGEEEKGEEKEPTELDSIQNTNDDRSFGAWSHGRSVQSGTNSDSGSDSDPERGGIPGPIPAQDEISESENESADKSFQCHICKKWYSTRVTLKIHRRGHQSRGGGGRSRARSSDKYECDCCSATFARKEKLWEHRAEAHRGAMTVRCEVCRKCFEDEAELARHDASHTADERAGRCSLCGAQFPRYEQLRRHANTAHPAPARLPHACAQCGKRFSHAHSLTRHTHNHSKQLYRCVVCKASFERADQLAQHLNSHLANYKRLKR, via the exons ATGGCACTGTGTGAAAGTCAGTTAGGATCTATGATGCAGCTTCAGGATTCCCGTGAGGGAACCAGCTCTCCTGACAAGAAGCCAAAGGTAGAATCAAATGGAGATATCTATGGATTGGATAAAG tcCCTCAACTTCCACTGAGTGTGGACTATCGCTCCCCTGTGTCTCATTTTGTTCCACCGGCTGTAGAATTGTATGCAGCCAGACACAAACccgaaataaatattg TTGCGCCGGCGACGCCCGTCAAGCGTAAGCGCGGTCGGCCGAGGATCGATAAGACCAGCCCGGAGTACTTGGCCAATTTGGCCGCGAGAAAACAGGCCAGGGAGATGG CCGCAGTAATGTCCGTAAATAGCAACAGCAATAGCAATAGTCAGGGGGACTCGGCTGAGAAGAGAAAGAGAGGGAGACCGCGCGTCGACAAGACGAGTCCGGAATATCTCGCGAGGAAAAGGGCCAGGGAGCTGG AAGCATTGGAACGGAAAGCGAAAAAAGAATTCAGAAGGAGGAACACAGCAG CGAAATCCAAAAGCTCATTGGCGTCGCGGGTCAAAAAGACCAATCATAGTAAAATGGGGGGTGTGAGGAAAGTGGGTGAGAGAACCCCCTCGAAGGTGGTGAGGAAAAGTGATGTGGTTGTGCGGAGAAATgcgaaatttattaaaagaaaag ATTCGGCCGCTTCTTCGTCGGCGGGTGAATCCACGCCCCGAGTGAAAAGAAAATACACGAAACGAACGCCTACTAAGAAAGATGGG AATTCCTCAACGGATAGGGTGAAAGGGAAGAGAGGCAGACCCAGAAAGACGGATCAGATGAACAGGAATCCACAGGAAGGAA AAATACGTGTTCGGAACAACCTGATGCCACTAAACACGGAGCCCATTCCGGTCGACAGTGATGATGAACCAGATTTGG GATCTCCGAGTCAAGCGTCTGATTCGTTAAGTCTGGACGAGAATCTTCGGGCCTTGAGACACATACACGAGAAATACGCCAATATTGATAAG ATGAAGCTTTTGCAGGACGATTTGTACGAAGCTCACCTCCTGGCTGCGAACTTCAAGAAGCCTCCCATGGACCAAGTTCAGCGGCTGACGAGGGAAGACGACGACGTACTCTCCGTTCGGAGCTCGGAAG GTGGGGCGTCCGTCAAAGAATTGGAGACGAGAGTGGAAAAGTTGGAGGACAGTTCCAATTCAGATTCCGGGAGCAGCAGTTCCGGTTCTG GCAGTTCCAGTTCCGGCTCCAGTTCGTCGTCCAGCTCGGATAGTTCCAGTTCCAGCAGCTCGGAGAGCGAAGGAGAAGAGGAAAAGGGAGAAGAGAAGGAGCCCACCGAGCTCGACTCCATACAGAACACCAATGACGATAG ATCGTTCGGCGCCTGGTCCCACGGTCGGTCCGTCCAATCCGGGACCAACTCCGACTCCGGGTCCGATTCGGATCCCGAGAGGGGCGGCATCCCGGGGCCGATCCCCGCGCAAGACGAGATCAGCGAGAGCGAGAACGAGTCGGCCGATAAGAGTTTTCAGTGTCACATTTGCAAGAAGTGGTACTCCACGCGGGTGACGCTCAA GATCCACCGACGCGGCCACCAGTCGCGCGGGGGCGGAGGCCGGTCCCGCGCTCGGTCGTCGGACAAGTACGAGTGCGACTGCTGCAGCGCCACCTTCGCCAGGAAGGAGAAGCTGTGGGAGCACAG GGCCGAGGCGCACCGCGGCGCGATGACGGTGCGCTGCGAGGTGTGCCGCAAGTGCTTCGAGGACGAGGCCGAGCTGGCCCGGCACGACGCCTCGCACACGGCCGACGAGCGCGCCGGCCGCTGCTCGCTGTGCGGCGCGCAGTTCCCGCGCTACGAGCAGCTGCGGCGCCACGCGAACACCGCGCACCCGGCGCCGGCGCGGCTGCCGCACGCGTGCGCGCAGTGCGGCAAGCGCTTCTCGCACGCGCACTCGCTCACGCGCCACACGCACAACCACTCCAAGCAGCTGTACCGCTGCGTCGTCTGCAAG GCCTCGTTCGAGCGCGCGGACCAGCTGGCCCAGCATCTGAACAGTCACCTCGCCAACTACAAGCGCCTCAAGCGATAG